In Streptomyces sp. DG2A-72, one genomic interval encodes:
- a CDS encoding SDR family oxidoreductase: protein MPRTLALITGASSGIGAAYARLLAADCDFVLVARRADRLSELADELRAAGAAVEVLPADLGNHDGLTTVTKRLAVGDVRLLISNAGDGGYAPLADVAPEEIDRLLTLNGVASIQLARAALPGMLTAGEGTIVTVASLLAFSAGQSNPHMPPRTIYAAAKAATVAFTRTLTQELADTPIRTQVVCPGVVATEFAGGYGHLPFAMTADGVARASLAGLRLGETICVPGLEDQTAALDAFLAAEASLLAGGNVPTPATRYSQPHPQPTR, encoded by the coding sequence ATGCCTCGTACTCTTGCTCTCATCACCGGCGCTTCCTCCGGAATAGGCGCCGCCTACGCCCGCCTCCTCGCTGCCGACTGCGACTTCGTCCTGGTGGCCCGGAGGGCCGACCGCCTTTCCGAGCTCGCGGACGAACTCCGCGCGGCAGGCGCCGCCGTGGAGGTCCTGCCCGCGGACCTCGGGAACCACGACGGCCTCACCACGGTGACCAAGCGTCTGGCCGTCGGCGATGTCCGGCTGCTGATCAGCAACGCGGGAGACGGCGGCTACGCTCCCCTCGCCGACGTCGCCCCGGAGGAGATCGACCGCCTGCTCACACTCAACGGCGTGGCGTCCATCCAGCTCGCGCGCGCCGCCCTGCCCGGCATGCTGACCGCGGGCGAAGGAACCATCGTCACGGTCGCCTCACTGCTGGCCTTCAGCGCCGGGCAGAGCAACCCGCACATGCCGCCTCGCACCATCTATGCCGCCGCCAAGGCCGCCACCGTCGCCTTTACCCGCACCCTCACCCAGGAACTCGCCGACACCCCCATCCGCACCCAGGTGGTCTGCCCGGGCGTGGTGGCGACGGAGTTCGCCGGCGGATACGGACACCTCCCCTTCGCGATGACCGCGGACGGCGTGGCCCGAGCCAGCCTCGCCGGCCTGCGCCTGGGCGAGACGATCTGCGTACCGGGCCTGGAGGACCAGACCGCCGCACTCGACGCCTTCCTCGCCGCCGAGGCCTCCCTGCTCGCGGGCGGCAACGTCCCCACCCCCGCCACCCGCTACAGCCAACCGCACCCACAGCCCACACGCTGA
- a CDS encoding MarR family winged helix-turn-helix transcriptional regulator: MTLHDEEPVGADALDRVTWALRRAELAVTTLKEQRLRSLGLAAAHYSLLIAVHVDPGLAGAELARRLNVTPQAVASLVARLEGRGLLERRPHPRHRHVQELHLTDTGRDALRKADSVIAEIEQQITEKLGAKDTTQLQALLGQVTDAIQQVQPAGPLSRPVTLRKDGTPG, encoded by the coding sequence ATGACGCTGCATGACGAGGAGCCGGTCGGCGCCGACGCACTGGACCGGGTGACCTGGGCACTGCGGCGGGCGGAGTTGGCCGTGACAACCCTGAAGGAGCAGCGGTTGCGCTCGCTGGGCTTGGCGGCGGCACACTATTCCCTGCTCATCGCCGTCCACGTCGATCCCGGCCTGGCCGGAGCGGAACTGGCCCGCCGTCTGAACGTCACCCCGCAGGCGGTGGCCTCCCTGGTGGCCCGCCTGGAGGGCCGGGGCCTCCTGGAACGCCGGCCGCACCCGCGCCACCGTCACGTGCAGGAACTCCACCTCACCGACACCGGCCGCGACGCCCTGCGCAAGGCCGACTCCGTGATCGCGGAGATCGAACAGCAGATCACCGAGAAGCTCGGCGCCAAGGACACCACCCAACTGCAGGCGCTCCTCGGCCAGGTGACCGACGCGATACAGCAGGTGCAACCGGCAGGCCCCCTCAGCCGACCGGTCACCTTGCGCAAAGACGGCACACCAGGGTGA
- a CDS encoding amidohydrolase family protein has product MTTGSSVSPLTAGASRRRLLAAAAGATAGTAALAVPPAAAQAATSTSAGTAAGGPGRGMKVIAVEEAFSVPELIPWPGEARMPPGWGEEWGRRLADFTELRLADMDQHGVDMQVLSLTSPGVEAIEDPSEAVATARRVNDRLAEVVAAHPTRFAGFAALPLQDPQAAVVELRRAVEQLGLKGVLHNDHVQGHYLDEPRFRPVWAELERLGVTLYLHPALFPADQWRVFQGHPVLSGPSWGWTAQVGAHALRLIYGGVFDEFPGASVTLGHMGELLPFQLARLDSRYHQADPKGRPRHLPSHYLRHNLYATTSGVFSHAALLGAVQAIGADRLLFAVDYPYESTAEAVEFLRTAPFSRADLKRIAHRNAAHLLNL; this is encoded by the coding sequence ATGACGACAGGATCGTCTGTATCCCCCCTCACCGCGGGCGCCTCGCGGCGGCGTCTGCTGGCCGCCGCGGCCGGTGCCACCGCCGGCACGGCAGCCCTCGCGGTCCCGCCCGCCGCCGCCCAGGCCGCTACCTCCACGTCGGCCGGGACCGCCGCCGGCGGCCCGGGGCGTGGCATGAAGGTGATCGCGGTCGAAGAGGCGTTCTCCGTTCCGGAGCTGATCCCGTGGCCGGGCGAGGCCCGGATGCCTCCCGGCTGGGGAGAGGAGTGGGGGCGCCGGCTCGCCGACTTCACGGAGTTGCGGCTGGCGGACATGGACCAGCATGGGGTGGACATGCAGGTCCTGTCGCTCACCTCACCCGGTGTGGAGGCCATCGAGGACCCCTCCGAGGCCGTGGCCACGGCCCGCCGGGTCAACGACCGCCTGGCCGAAGTGGTCGCCGCCCACCCGACACGGTTCGCCGGATTCGCCGCCCTGCCGTTGCAGGACCCGCAGGCCGCCGTGGTCGAGCTGCGCCGGGCGGTGGAGCAACTGGGCCTCAAGGGGGTCCTGCACAACGACCACGTTCAGGGCCACTACCTCGACGAGCCGCGGTTCCGGCCGGTGTGGGCCGAACTCGAACGGCTCGGCGTGACGCTCTACCTCCATCCCGCGCTCTTCCCCGCCGATCAGTGGCGGGTGTTCCAGGGGCATCCCGTGCTGAGCGGGCCGTCCTGGGGATGGACAGCGCAGGTCGGCGCCCACGCACTTCGCCTGATCTACGGCGGAGTGTTCGACGAGTTCCCCGGGGCCTCCGTGACGCTGGGGCACATGGGAGAACTGCTGCCCTTCCAGCTGGCCCGGCTCGACAGCCGCTACCACCAGGCCGACCCCAAGGGCAGGCCACGACACCTGCCCTCCCACTACCTGCGGCACAACCTCTACGCGACCACCAGCGGCGTCTTCTCCCACGCGGCCCTCCTCGGAGCCGTCCAGGCCATCGGCGCCGACCGGCTGCTGTTCGCCGTCGACTACCCCTACGAATCAACGGCAGAGGCAGTCGAGTTCCTCCGCACAGCGCCGTTCTCCCGCGCCGACCTCAAACGCATCGCACACCGCAACGCGGCACACCTGCTGAACCTCTGA
- a CDS encoding MarR family winged helix-turn-helix transcriptional regulator encodes MPSSPSESEPLIRLLWRAHNWFRAALTTAFENQEDGTAVSAAHVTLLSQLPSEGASIAELARRLGVSAPTAHQWVHELVALGVVTVESDPHSARSKLVLLTAAGARRRAETMQILAGLEAALAERVGADTVTALRAALEESWGSPESVAANLPGLSTP; translated from the coding sequence ATGCCCTCCTCCCCCTCTGAATCCGAGCCGCTCATCCGGCTGCTGTGGCGCGCACACAACTGGTTCCGAGCCGCCCTCACCACCGCGTTCGAGAACCAGGAAGACGGGACGGCCGTCAGTGCGGCACACGTGACCCTGCTCAGTCAGCTCCCGTCAGAGGGAGCGAGCATCGCCGAGCTGGCCCGGCGTCTGGGCGTCAGCGCCCCGACCGCACACCAGTGGGTCCATGAACTTGTCGCCCTGGGCGTGGTGACCGTGGAGAGCGATCCGCACTCCGCCCGGTCGAAGCTCGTACTCCTCACGGCGGCCGGTGCTCGGCGCCGCGCGGAGACGATGCAGATCCTGGCCGGGCTCGAAGCCGCGCTCGCCGAACGCGTCGGCGCGGATACCGTCACCGCACTACGGGCCGCACTGGAGGAATCGTGGGGATCTCCGGAATCGGTGGCGGCGAACCTCCCCGGCCTTTCCACCCCGTGA
- a CDS encoding DUF3105 domain-containing protein, translating into MSRTSKKAATQARRARIEEMRRADQARERRNKIITITLSTVIVAGLIGWGGYALNKADEKDEQQAAAAKKPVRGERTWAKKELTQNHVEGTVDYPMDPPVGGDHHQAWMTCDGTVYTKPVPNENAVHSLEHGAVWVTYNDKAADADIKTLGDKVSRTPYTLMSPNDDQSGPIMLSAWGRQLSVDKASDPRVEQFFTKYVQGAQTPEPGAACSGGLTGA; encoded by the coding sequence ATGAGCAGAACCAGCAAGAAGGCCGCCACCCAGGCACGGCGGGCCCGAATAGAGGAGATGCGCCGCGCCGACCAGGCTCGCGAGCGCCGCAACAAGATCATCACCATCACGCTCAGCACGGTCATCGTCGCCGGACTGATCGGCTGGGGCGGATACGCCCTCAACAAGGCCGACGAGAAGGACGAGCAGCAGGCCGCCGCGGCGAAGAAGCCCGTACGCGGCGAGCGGACCTGGGCGAAGAAGGAGCTCACCCAGAACCACGTCGAAGGCACCGTCGACTACCCGATGGACCCACCCGTCGGCGGCGACCACCACCAGGCCTGGATGACCTGCGACGGCACGGTCTACACCAAGCCCGTCCCGAACGAGAACGCCGTGCACTCCCTGGAGCACGGCGCGGTCTGGGTGACGTACAACGACAAGGCCGCCGACGCCGACATCAAGACCCTCGGCGACAAGGTCTCCCGGACCCCCTACACCCTGATGAGCCCGAACGACGACCAGTCCGGGCCCATCATGCTGTCGGCCTGGGGCCGCCAGCTCAGCGTGGACAAGGCGTCCGACCCGAGGGTGGAGCAGTTCTTCACCAAGTACGTCCAGGGTGCGCAGACCCCCGAGCCGGGCGCCGCCTGCAGCGGGGGCCTGACCGGGGCGTAA
- a CDS encoding CBS domain-containing protein, whose protein sequence is MAVRTDGTAGEAMRPGPTTVRADQRLGPLLDRMNRTDTQAVPVTDPEGRPHMRCAR, encoded by the coding sequence GTGGCCGTCCGGACCGACGGCACCGCGGGGGAGGCCATGCGGCCGGGACCCACGACCGTCCGTGCCGACCAGCGACTCGGTCCGCTGCTGGACCGCATGAACCGTACCGACACGCAGGCCGTGCCGGTCACCGATCCGGAAGGGCGGCCGCACATGCGGTGTGCCCGGTGA
- a CDS encoding dienelactone hydrolase family protein, whose protein sequence is MSVISDVVAVPADRLTLPGDFVVPEGARAVVLFAHGVHTPRSHPRIQALAGELQRAGFGTLSMDMFSETEARRAELVQGQPVDLERLGRRLVAAVDWLKAQSDTRALPVVLFAAGAEAAVALRAAADLPDRVLTVISWAGQPELADEVLDRVRTPVLFVTGGHTPEAVPAIRQAADRLEATRELADRVPAPHSVREVRTASHRFDDSDALDRAAEVTQEWIDAHLRSG, encoded by the coding sequence ATGTCCGTGATCTCCGACGTGGTGGCGGTGCCCGCCGACCGGCTCACGCTCCCCGGCGACTTCGTGGTGCCCGAAGGGGCGCGCGCCGTGGTGCTGTTCGCGCACGGCGTCCACACGCCTCGGAGCCACCCTCGTATCCAGGCACTCGCCGGCGAACTGCAGCGGGCTGGATTCGGCACGCTCTCGATGGACATGTTCAGCGAGACGGAGGCCCGCCGCGCTGAGCTGGTGCAGGGGCAGCCCGTCGACTTGGAGAGGCTGGGTCGCCGCCTGGTGGCCGCGGTGGACTGGCTCAAGGCCCAAAGTGACACCCGGGCGCTGCCGGTGGTCCTGTTCGCCGCGGGCGCGGAGGCGGCTGTGGCGTTGCGGGCGGCGGCGGATCTGCCGGACCGGGTGCTGACGGTGATCTCCTGGGCCGGGCAGCCGGAACTGGCGGACGAGGTCCTGGACCGGGTCCGCACGCCGGTGCTGTTCGTCACCGGCGGACACACCCCTGAGGCGGTGCCGGCGATCCGGCAGGCGGCCGACCGGCTGGAGGCGACACGGGAACTGGCCGATCGAGTACCGGCTCCCCACTCCGTGCGTGAGGTGCGAACCGCTTCTCACCGGTTCGACGACTCGGACGCCCTGGACCGGGCCGCCGAGGTGACCCAGGAATGGATCGACGCGCACCTGCGGTCCGGCTGA
- a CDS encoding phosphoribosyltransferase, which translates to MRFRDRRDAGQELAGRLMEWAAGGDLVDPVVLALPRGGVPVAAEVARALKAPLDVLVARKIGVPGHPETGIGAIVADDPPLFDRRSLDMLGLTEDRLAPDVARERTEPHRREQRYRGDRPRPELEDRAVILIDDGLATGATARAALRHLARQDPARLVLAVPVCAPDTAVAMRSEADDVVCLHHPSDFHAVGQLYDDFDQVSDDEAMQRLREHGASASRS; encoded by the coding sequence ATGCGATTCCGTGACCGCCGCGACGCCGGCCAGGAACTCGCGGGCCGGCTGATGGAGTGGGCAGCCGGCGGTGACCTGGTCGACCCCGTTGTACTGGCGCTGCCGCGAGGCGGCGTTCCGGTGGCGGCCGAGGTGGCCCGAGCCCTCAAGGCACCGCTGGATGTGCTGGTCGCGCGGAAGATCGGCGTCCCGGGTCACCCGGAGACAGGCATCGGCGCGATCGTGGCTGACGATCCCCCGCTGTTCGACCGGCGCTCACTGGACATGCTCGGCCTGACCGAGGACCGGCTCGCCCCGGACGTAGCCCGCGAGCGCACCGAACCGCACCGTCGGGAACAGCGGTACCGAGGTGACCGCCCCAGGCCCGAACTCGAGGACCGGGCTGTGATCCTCATCGATGACGGGCTCGCCACCGGCGCCACCGCACGCGCCGCCCTGCGCCACCTGGCCCGCCAGGACCCGGCACGGCTGGTCCTCGCTGTCCCCGTCTGCGCTCCCGACACCGCCGTGGCGATGCGCTCGGAAGCCGACGACGTCGTCTGTCTGCACCACCCGTCGGACTTCCACGCAGTCGGACAGTTGTACGACGACTTCGACCAGGTCAGCGACGATGAGGCCATGCAAAGACTGCGCGAGCACGGTGCCTCGGCAAGCAGGAGCTGA